A genomic region of Azoarcus sp. KH32C contains the following coding sequences:
- a CDS encoding nucleoside recognition domain-containing protein — translation MDILTDIILRAGRSAVELALFVLLPVMVVMLSLMRLLEAKGVLDRLVHVVAPVVKPAGLTGLGVFAALQINFVSFAAPVATLTMMETRGASDRHLAATLAMVMAMAQANTSFPMIAMGLDFGTTLAFSIIGGLIAAAVTYHGFARTLSSQEGPVDETLHHRVAEDAKGVLDVINRAGAEAFKIAIGAIPMLVLALVAVQALRTSGAIGLLTHFLAPALTAVAIDPALILPTLTKYVGGGTAMMGVMDEMLKNGSATIGMLNRSAGFLIHPLDVPGVAVLISAGRRVAGVWKPAALGAAVGIVVRAAGHVLLS, via the coding sequence ATGGACATCCTTACCGACATCATCCTGCGCGCCGGCCGTTCGGCGGTCGAACTGGCGCTTTTCGTGTTGCTGCCGGTGATGGTGGTCATGCTGTCGCTGATGCGTCTGCTGGAAGCCAAGGGCGTGCTCGACCGCCTGGTCCACGTCGTCGCGCCGGTCGTGAAGCCGGCCGGCCTGACCGGGCTGGGCGTCTTCGCGGCACTGCAGATCAACTTCGTCAGCTTCGCCGCCCCCGTCGCGACATTGACGATGATGGAGACGCGCGGCGCCTCGGACCGCCATCTCGCGGCGACCCTCGCGATGGTGATGGCGATGGCGCAAGCGAACACCAGCTTTCCGATGATCGCGATGGGCCTCGATTTCGGCACCACCCTCGCCTTCTCGATCATCGGCGGACTGATCGCCGCCGCGGTGACCTACCACGGCTTCGCCCGCACGCTATCGAGCCAGGAAGGGCCGGTCGACGAGACCCTGCATCACCGCGTGGCGGAGGACGCCAAGGGCGTGCTCGACGTAATCAACCGCGCCGGCGCGGAGGCGTTCAAGATCGCCATCGGCGCGATTCCGATGCTAGTGCTCGCGCTCGTGGCCGTGCAGGCCCTGCGCACGAGCGGCGCCATCGGTCTCCTCACGCATTTTCTCGCGCCCGCGCTGACCGCCGTGGCCATCGATCCGGCCCTGATCCTGCCGACGCTGACGAAATACGTCGGCGGCGGCACCGCGATGATGGGCGTAATGGACGAGATGCTGAAGAACGGCAGCGCGACGATCGGCATGCTGAACCGCAGCGCGGGCTTCCTGATCCACCCGCTCGACGTCCCTGGCGTCGCGGTGCTGATCTCGGCGGGGCGACGCGTGGCGGGCGTCTGGAAGCCGGCCGCACTCGGTGCCGCCGTGGGCATCGTGGTGCGCGCGGCGGGCCACGTCCTGCTGTCCTGA
- a CDS encoding TonB-dependent siderophore receptor: MAVKIRSLLILAAAAGSAFAQESDSQVALSHDGYFEDLPIVLSVSRLAQPLQDAPGSVTVIDAQTIRTSGARDLAELLRMVPGFLVAHSFSGAPIAVYHGMTDENPRGLQILIDGRSQYSPLFFGGVAWNLIDVSLDEIARIEVIRGSNSAAYGSNAFLGVVNIVTFNAAETQGVRVRVAQGNDGIQERGARVGMRVGDASVRLSAETQRDNGVLDYHDGRRNQRVNLRADVPLGMADELQILAGNTQLRLQTGYADTPTNPFREFSASKDFVSFAWTRSAADGSGVSLRYTRTNELYDDAFVARSGALTLPIDYHTSSVRDEAEFQHTLLPTDETRLVWGAGVRYDAVRGQQYYNTRDAVRQDVNRLFGNLEWRPSREWTTNVGLTWEDDSLSDTSLAPRLAVNYHLSPRQTLRAGISRAQRIPSLTESRSQEYFGAFDTARLRLPYGVRPLDIGFDASGDLEKEVVDVQEIGYLGDFHEQGLFLDVRAFREKVSGRIVPVVLSLQPPNCEVLALLTRKCGNYTDFINGQDLVIRGIEYQARWRPRPSTEFTVNQAFTSIDSEASAALFANSRRMAIAVERHMDNSAPEAATMLRWVEQLPSGGVVSLTYYRYGRFQWTRGSAVDAFHRTDLRLAQPFRMGATRGEVSITAQGLDGKHAEFRSRNADRNGATAAAPQYLDPRVWLGFVLEL, from the coding sequence ATGGCCGTTAAGATTCGATCCCTGCTAATTCTTGCCGCGGCTGCCGGCTCCGCCTTCGCGCAGGAGTCGGATTCCCAGGTGGCCCTGTCGCACGACGGCTATTTCGAAGATCTGCCGATCGTGCTGTCGGTGTCGCGTCTCGCCCAGCCGCTGCAGGACGCCCCGGGATCGGTGACGGTGATCGACGCCCAGACGATCCGCACTTCGGGCGCGCGCGACCTTGCCGAACTGTTGCGCATGGTTCCCGGATTCCTCGTCGCGCATTCGTTCAGCGGCGCGCCGATCGCGGTCTATCACGGGATGACCGACGAGAACCCGCGCGGCCTGCAGATCCTGATCGACGGCCGCTCGCAGTACAGTCCGCTGTTCTTCGGTGGCGTCGCGTGGAACCTGATCGACGTCTCGCTCGATGAGATCGCGCGCATCGAGGTGATCCGCGGCTCCAATTCCGCCGCCTACGGTTCGAACGCCTTTCTCGGCGTCGTGAACATCGTCACCTTCAACGCGGCCGAGACGCAGGGCGTCCGGGTGCGCGTCGCGCAGGGCAACGACGGCATCCAGGAGCGCGGTGCGCGCGTCGGAATGCGGGTCGGAGACGCCTCCGTACGCCTTTCCGCCGAAACGCAGCGCGACAACGGCGTGCTCGACTATCACGACGGCCGACGCAACCAGCGCGTCAATCTGCGCGCCGACGTTCCGCTGGGGATGGCCGACGAGTTGCAGATCCTTGCCGGCAACACGCAATTGCGGCTGCAGACCGGTTATGCGGATACCCCGACCAATCCCTTCCGCGAGTTCAGCGCGAGCAAGGACTTCGTCTCGTTCGCCTGGACGCGCAGTGCAGCGGACGGCAGCGGTGTTTCGCTGCGCTATACGCGCACCAACGAGCTCTACGACGATGCGTTCGTCGCGAGATCGGGCGCCTTGACGCTGCCCATCGATTACCACACGAGCTCGGTGCGCGACGAGGCGGAGTTCCAGCACACGCTGTTGCCGACCGACGAAACGCGTCTTGTGTGGGGGGCCGGCGTGCGCTACGACGCAGTGCGGGGGCAGCAGTACTACAACACCCGGGACGCCGTGCGGCAGGACGTGAATCGTCTCTTCGGCAACCTCGAATGGCGTCCGTCCCGCGAGTGGACGACCAACGTCGGCTTGACGTGGGAAGACGACTCGCTGTCGGACACCTCGCTGGCGCCGAGGCTCGCGGTCAACTACCACTTGTCGCCGCGCCAGACCTTGCGCGCAGGCATTTCGCGCGCGCAGCGCATTCCCTCGCTGACGGAGTCGCGTTCGCAGGAGTACTTCGGGGCGTTCGATACGGCACGGCTGAGGCTGCCTTACGGCGTACGGCCGCTCGACATCGGTTTCGACGCCAGCGGCGATCTCGAGAAGGAGGTCGTCGACGTGCAGGAGATCGGTTACCTGGGCGACTTCCACGAGCAGGGGCTGTTCCTCGACGTGCGCGCCTTCCGCGAAAAGGTCAGCGGACGCATCGTGCCGGTCGTGCTGTCGCTGCAGCCGCCGAACTGCGAGGTGCTGGCGCTGCTGACGAGGAAGTGCGGCAATTACACGGACTTCATCAACGGGCAGGATCTGGTGATCCGCGGGATCGAATACCAGGCGCGCTGGCGGCCGCGGCCCAGTACGGAGTTCACGGTAAACCAGGCGTTTACGTCGATCGACTCCGAGGCGAGTGCCGCCCTCTTTGCCAACAGCCGGCGGATGGCGATTGCAGTGGAGCGCCATATGGACAACTCCGCGCCGGAAGCGGCGACGATGCTGCGCTGGGTCGAGCAGCTGCCGTCCGGCGGGGTAGTGTCGCTCACGTATTACCGTTACGGGCGCTTCCAGTGGACGCGGGGTTCGGCCGTCGATGCCTTCCATCGCACCGATCTGCGTCTGGCACAACCGTTCCGGATGGGGGCGACCCGCGGCGAAGTTTCCATCACGGCGCAGGGGCTGGACGGCAAGCACGCCGAGTTCCGCAGCCGCAATGCCGACCGGAACGGCGCTACCGCGGCTGCGCCGCAATACCTCGATCCAAGGGTCTGGCTGGGCTTCGTGCTGGAGCTTTGA
- a CDS encoding thioesterase family protein, protein MTMIETARGTVHEWQRDHMGHINVRAYMEFFEEACWQFYAMLGLTASLLRSGVLHLAAVQQNISYLKELYPGDTIVVRTAVLEMREKVLRFRHELFNTETGEVCSVCEFTVVCLNPETRRSQPFPAEVAARAQAFTQTTGG, encoded by the coding sequence ATGACGATGATCGAAACGGCGCGCGGCACGGTTCATGAGTGGCAGCGGGATCACATGGGCCACATCAACGTGCGTGCCTACATGGAGTTCTTCGAGGAGGCGTGCTGGCAGTTCTACGCGATGCTCGGGCTGACGGCATCGCTGCTGCGCAGCGGCGTCCTGCATCTGGCCGCGGTGCAGCAGAACATCAGCTACCTCAAGGAGTTGTATCCGGGCGACACGATCGTCGTGCGCACCGCTGTGCTCGAGATGCGCGAGAAGGTGTTGCGCTTCCGGCACGAGCTATTCAACACCGAAACCGGGGAGGTCTGCTCGGTCTGCGAATTCACGGTCGTGTGCCTGAATCCCGAGACACGGCGCTCGCAGCCCTTTCCGGCCGAGGTCGCTGCGCGTGCACAGGCCTTCACGCAGACGACGGGCGGCTGA